A single genomic interval of Arthrobacter globiformis harbors:
- a CDS encoding zinc-dependent alcohol dehydrogenase, which translates to MRAVVKNAAERGVTYVTDAGDPKATEGSVVIEVGAASLCGTDRELYEWTPSAQAFNLNLPVTLGHEGAGTIVEVGPGVTGLQVGDQVALESHLTCGQCFPCRTGDSHTCERTGILGMHIDGVFAEYAAVPQDICVKLPTGLSLESGALLEAAGVAVHAIQRANYSVAGRAVLVSGAGPVGLVVVNLALLMGASHVIAVDPNPYRRAQAEKLGATALHPNDGIIERCRELTGRRGGFDVAFECSGAPGTLTTLFEAVRREATVITVGHPSRPAEVDIAAYINKKGITLRGIFGRRLWETWEQSLLLLDSGKLELDWLITHRKKLSEIDEAVELLTGDACKVLLIPGLG; encoded by the coding sequence ATGCGGGCAGTAGTCAAGAACGCAGCAGAGCGAGGCGTCACGTACGTCACCGACGCCGGAGACCCCAAGGCAACAGAAGGCTCAGTCGTCATCGAGGTAGGCGCCGCATCCCTCTGCGGCACCGACCGGGAACTCTACGAATGGACCCCCTCCGCCCAGGCCTTCAACCTCAACCTCCCCGTGACCCTCGGCCACGAAGGCGCAGGCACCATCGTCGAGGTCGGCCCCGGCGTCACCGGACTGCAGGTCGGCGACCAGGTCGCCCTCGAAAGCCACCTGACCTGCGGACAATGCTTCCCCTGCCGCACCGGAGACTCCCACACCTGCGAACGCACAGGGATCCTCGGCATGCACATCGACGGCGTCTTCGCCGAATACGCCGCCGTCCCGCAGGACATCTGCGTCAAACTCCCCACCGGCCTGTCCCTCGAATCCGGTGCCCTGCTCGAGGCAGCCGGTGTGGCCGTGCATGCCATCCAGCGCGCCAACTACTCCGTCGCAGGCCGGGCGGTACTCGTCAGCGGCGCAGGCCCGGTCGGCCTCGTCGTCGTGAACCTGGCACTGCTCATGGGCGCCAGCCATGTCATCGCCGTCGACCCCAACCCCTACCGCCGGGCCCAAGCCGAAAAACTCGGCGCGACCGCGCTTCACCCCAACGACGGCATCATCGAACGCTGCCGCGAACTGACCGGCCGCCGCGGCGGCTTCGACGTCGCCTTCGAATGCTCCGGAGCCCCGGGCACCCTGACAACCCTCTTCGAAGCCGTCCGCCGCGAAGCCACCGTCATCACCGTCGGACACCCCAGCCGCCCCGCCGAAGTCGACATCGCCGCCTACATCAACAAAAAAGGCATCACCCTTCGCGGCATCTTCGGACGCCGGCTCTGGGAAACCTGGGAACAAAGCCTGCTGCTGCTGGACTCCGGAAAGCTGGAGCTCGACTGGCTCATCACGCACCGCAAGAAACTCAGCGAAATCGACGAAGCCGTCGAACTGCTCACCGGAGACGCCTGCAAAGTCCTGCTCATCCCAGGCCTCGGCTAA
- a CDS encoding 2-keto-3-deoxygluconate permease, protein MSIPIKKALERIPGGMMLVPLGIGAVIHTLAPDAGKFFGSFTGAFFTGLPPLLAVFFVCLGATLEVKSTPYILKKGGVLLGSKILFAILIGIIAGRFLGEAPIETGILAGLSTLALVAALNDTNGGLYISLMGQFGRKRDAGAYSILSLESGPFLTMVTLGIAGLAAFPWQALVGAILPLALGMLLGNLDKNMRLLLAPLVPAMVPFLGLALGLTINLNAVVEAGLLGIALGLFVVFVGGAVLLLADKLTGGDGVAGLAAATTAGNAALVPAIVATANPVYAPAAEHATVLVAASVVVSAVLCPIVTASWARRVQKKLVADEMNKGPAEVAAVPKHA, encoded by the coding sequence ATGTCGATTCCCATCAAGAAAGCCCTGGAGAGAATCCCCGGCGGAATGATGCTGGTGCCCCTTGGCATCGGCGCCGTCATCCACACCCTGGCCCCAGACGCCGGTAAGTTTTTCGGTTCCTTCACCGGAGCCTTCTTCACCGGCCTGCCGCCCCTCCTGGCCGTGTTCTTCGTCTGCCTCGGCGCAACACTCGAAGTCAAATCAACCCCCTACATCCTCAAAAAGGGCGGGGTGCTCCTCGGCTCAAAGATCCTCTTCGCCATCCTCATCGGCATCATCGCCGGACGCTTCCTCGGCGAAGCGCCCATCGAAACCGGGATCCTTGCAGGCCTCTCAACCCTCGCGCTCGTCGCCGCCCTGAACGACACCAACGGCGGGCTCTACATCTCCCTGATGGGACAGTTCGGCCGCAAACGCGACGCCGGGGCCTACTCGATCCTGTCGCTCGAATCCGGGCCCTTCCTGACCATGGTCACCCTCGGCATAGCCGGTCTCGCTGCATTCCCCTGGCAGGCACTCGTCGGCGCGATCCTCCCGCTGGCGCTGGGCATGCTCCTGGGAAACCTGGACAAGAACATGCGGCTTCTCCTGGCACCGCTGGTGCCGGCAATGGTGCCGTTCCTGGGCCTGGCCCTCGGCCTGACCATCAACCTCAACGCCGTCGTCGAAGCAGGACTGCTCGGCATCGCCCTTGGACTGTTCGTGGTCTTCGTCGGCGGCGCGGTACTGCTGTTGGCCGACAAACTCACCGGCGGTGACGGTGTTGCCGGTCTCGCCGCAGCCACCACAGCCGGAAACGCGGCCCTCGTCCCCGCTATCGTCGCCACGGCCAACCCCGTCTACGCGCCGGCGGCAGAGCACGCCACCGTGCTGGTGGCAGCGTCGGTCGTCGTCTCCGCGGTGCTCTGCCCGATCGTGACTGCCTCCTGGGCGCGCCGGGTGCAGAAGAAACTGGTCGCAGACGAGATGAACAAGGGCCCGGCCGAGGTGGCAGCCGTACCCAAGCACGCGTAG
- a CDS encoding universal stress protein, producing the protein MCGTPAQALLKQAEKYNARMIVVGNKRMQGLGRVLGSVASSVPHNAPCDVHIAKTDS; encoded by the coding sequence GTGTGCGGCACACCAGCCCAAGCGCTGCTCAAACAAGCGGAAAAGTACAACGCCCGAATGATCGTCGTGGGCAACAAGCGCATGCAGGGGCTCGGGCGGGTGCTCGGCAGCGTCGCAAGCAGCGTCCCACACAACGCTCCCTGCGACGTGCATATCGCCAAAACCGACAGCTGA
- a CDS encoding transposase family protein, producing MNEPTGVASDAATSIFNLPDYRVTSVTVLDDGRRRVVVETDQPPGCPTCGVVATRRKERRFQRIRDIPVAGAVEVLWSKYRWHCEEQACPRLSFFESTAQVPRRARSTSRLRDQVVDAVISSGRAVSETATAFAVSW from the coding sequence TTGAACGAGCCTACCGGGGTGGCGTCCGACGCTGCCACCAGCATCTTCAACCTGCCCGACTACCGCGTCACCTCCGTCACCGTCCTGGACGATGGCAGGCGCCGGGTCGTCGTCGAAACCGACCAACCACCGGGCTGCCCGACCTGCGGTGTCGTTGCAACGAGGCGGAAGGAACGGCGCTTCCAGCGAATCCGGGACATCCCCGTCGCCGGCGCCGTGGAAGTCCTCTGGTCCAAGTACCGCTGGCACTGCGAGGAACAGGCCTGCCCGCGGCTCTCGTTCTTTGAATCCACCGCCCAGGTCCCGCGCCGTGCCCGCTCCACCAGCCGGCTCCGCGACCAGGTCGTTGATGCGGTCATCAGTTCCGGCCGTGCCGTGTCCGAGACTGCCACCGCGTTCGCGGTGTCCTGGTGA
- a CDS encoding SDR family NAD(P)-dependent oxidoreductase produces the protein MRALVSGGTSGIGAATCLRIAEAALARGEQPMIAVCGNESNSSQEQVVRSIQSLGGTAIALAGDLGDPEVPSKLVAAAVAEFGGLDALVANAGIASPGAICDVSIEDWDDMFSVNLRGAWLLAKASHPHLRDSRGSACFTSSMSGQLPHAGSGAYSPSKAALTMLAQTLALEWAPDGIRVNVVSPGMTHTRMTEKMYEDPQIKKAREDIIPLSRIGDPKDIANVIEFLVGPLSGYVTGQDICVDGGFSKSILSHIPGRPSSKS, from the coding sequence ATGAGAGCTTTGGTTAGTGGCGGAACTAGCGGCATAGGCGCGGCGACATGCCTGAGAATTGCAGAGGCGGCCCTTGCTAGGGGCGAGCAGCCGATGATTGCAGTGTGTGGAAATGAATCGAACAGCAGCCAAGAGCAGGTCGTTCGTTCAATCCAGTCATTGGGAGGTACCGCCATCGCATTGGCGGGCGACCTCGGTGATCCAGAGGTGCCAAGTAAACTGGTAGCAGCTGCGGTAGCAGAGTTTGGCGGGCTGGACGCACTGGTAGCGAATGCGGGGATCGCAAGCCCTGGTGCCATCTGTGACGTGTCCATTGAGGACTGGGACGACATGTTCTCCGTTAACCTCCGTGGCGCGTGGCTTCTTGCCAAAGCAAGCCACCCGCATTTGAGGGACAGCCGCGGTTCCGCTTGTTTTACCTCTTCAATGTCTGGCCAGCTACCACATGCCGGATCAGGCGCTTACAGCCCCAGCAAGGCTGCACTGACAATGCTGGCCCAAACACTCGCGCTGGAATGGGCACCGGACGGAATACGCGTAAATGTGGTATCCCCAGGTATGACTCATACACGCATGACGGAAAAAATGTATGAAGATCCCCAAATCAAGAAGGCAAGGGAAGACATTATTCCGTTGTCAAGGATTGGGGATCCCAAGGACATTGCGAACGTGATCGAATTCCTTGTAGGCCCTCTATCGGGTTATGTTACTGGGCAAGACATCTGTGTCGATGGTGGCTTCTCTAAGTCCATTCTTAGCCATATCCCTGGTCGGCCCAGCTCCAAATCGTGA
- a CDS encoding sugar phosphate isomerase/epimerase family protein has protein sequence MIINTFSYLWSSTAIDAIAELVDNGYETFEVPISSPHCWPDELSGPDRAAIYARLNEYGAKIRSLNAGGYDINLASPGANMRRKSVEHIKSVIDLAEAWEVPEVVISPGTRRPMISPSLENVYGWMYESLENLIPLAKQAGTRLLFENTPYCFTPTIQDLAGVVSTVNDDSVKIVYDVANAAYIGEDPVDSLLSYHESIGLVHISDTGTETWGHDPIGTGVIDWNELGNAARETCGVNNVVLEIIREQNPVQEFKKATQDLKNQGWELGD, from the coding sequence ATGATTATCAACACATTTTCCTATCTATGGTCATCCACGGCAATTGATGCAATTGCGGAATTGGTTGACAACGGATACGAGACTTTTGAGGTTCCGATTAGCTCCCCACACTGTTGGCCTGATGAACTATCCGGTCCGGATCGTGCGGCGATTTATGCACGACTCAATGAGTACGGTGCGAAAATCAGGTCGCTGAATGCCGGCGGATATGACATCAACCTGGCGAGCCCCGGCGCTAATATGCGTCGCAAGAGTGTCGAGCACATCAAGTCGGTGATTGACCTGGCGGAAGCTTGGGAGGTCCCCGAGGTTGTCATATCCCCGGGCACAAGGCGTCCAATGATTTCACCGTCACTTGAAAACGTTTACGGGTGGATGTACGAGAGTCTGGAGAATCTCATTCCGCTGGCCAAGCAGGCCGGCACGCGGCTGCTCTTCGAAAACACCCCCTATTGCTTCACGCCTACCATCCAGGACCTGGCCGGCGTCGTAAGCACCGTCAACGACGATTCAGTCAAGATCGTGTACGACGTAGCCAATGCCGCCTACATAGGAGAGGATCCCGTAGATAGCTTGCTCTCCTATCACGAATCAATTGGACTTGTGCATATTTCTGATACGGGCACGGAAACCTGGGGTCATGATCCGATCGGCACTGGAGTGATCGACTGGAATGAACTGGGCAATGCCGCCCGAGAAACGTGCGGAGTCAATAACGTTGTTCTAGAGATCATTCGCGAACAGAACCCGGTGCAGGAATTTAAGAAGGCCACGCAGGACCTCAAAAATCAAGGCTGGGAACTAGGTGACTAA
- a CDS encoding MFS transporter, which yields MKISKEAFGSPDPSELPEVTEPPRRTVNMVAGTIGHFVEWYDWYIYGLLAAVFSGQIFPSDSAFASLVAALLTYAIGFVVRPFSGIIISPLADRFGRRLILTLSISGMALGALIIGLTPSFATIGYAAPILFLVARIIQGISAGTEQQSAIAFMVEHAPPNRRGLFGSFSNMASGLATLAATGGAAMVTSSFAPADLASFGWRIPFLIGGVLGVVGLVLRARSDETPEFEASALVDQKSAAARLMDLLREHPKALLQAAALSAPAVAYYTWATFLPTYAKLTTGRDLSSTLAGNVIGLALLVIIVPICGALSDRLGRRKIFPIIGAIGMIVLFYPMLLLLNQPGFWVYVLVSASGWVVLGIWQSVYPTIQAELFPAAVRVSGIGFAHQIVIAVFGGTAPLVAAAFVGAGQPMLVAVYMIVIVALCLVVYFTLPETGSRAGRVTVAPADREVLEGEHLLLSTWSAADEVKRSR from the coding sequence ATGAAGATCTCAAAAGAAGCCTTCGGCAGTCCAGACCCTTCGGAGCTTCCCGAAGTGACTGAGCCCCCTCGCCGCACCGTCAATATGGTGGCAGGCACGATCGGCCACTTCGTGGAGTGGTACGACTGGTACATTTACGGGCTGCTGGCCGCCGTGTTCTCGGGCCAGATCTTCCCAAGTGATTCCGCATTCGCATCCCTTGTGGCCGCCCTGCTCACCTATGCAATCGGATTTGTTGTACGCCCATTCAGCGGAATCATCATCTCGCCGCTGGCTGACCGTTTCGGCCGGCGGCTCATCCTGACACTGTCCATCTCCGGTATGGCGCTCGGTGCCCTGATCATTGGCCTCACCCCTTCATTTGCGACCATCGGCTACGCAGCACCAATTCTGTTCCTGGTCGCACGCATCATCCAGGGCATCTCGGCAGGCACCGAACAGCAGAGCGCGATCGCATTCATGGTTGAACACGCTCCCCCGAACCGGCGGGGGCTGTTCGGCTCCTTCTCCAATATGGCGAGCGGCCTCGCGACCCTGGCAGCGACCGGCGGCGCGGCAATGGTGACATCATCCTTCGCTCCTGCCGACCTCGCCTCCTTTGGCTGGCGCATTCCCTTCCTCATAGGCGGTGTCCTCGGCGTCGTCGGCCTCGTCTTGCGGGCCCGCTCGGATGAGACCCCCGAGTTTGAGGCAAGTGCCCTCGTCGATCAGAAGTCCGCCGCGGCCCGCCTGATGGACCTGCTTCGCGAACACCCGAAGGCGCTGCTGCAGGCAGCAGCGCTCTCTGCCCCGGCCGTGGCCTACTACACCTGGGCCACCTTCCTTCCCACCTACGCCAAGCTGACCACCGGCCGGGACCTGTCCTCCACCCTGGCCGGAAACGTTATCGGGCTTGCCCTGCTCGTTATCATCGTGCCGATCTGCGGCGCGCTCTCTGATCGACTCGGTCGACGCAAAATCTTCCCCATCATCGGTGCCATCGGCATGATCGTCCTCTTCTACCCCATGCTCCTGCTGCTGAACCAGCCGGGCTTCTGGGTATACGTCCTGGTATCGGCGTCCGGCTGGGTGGTTCTCGGTATCTGGCAGTCCGTTTACCCGACCATCCAGGCCGAACTGTTCCCGGCTGCGGTACGGGTGTCCGGCATCGGTTTCGCACACCAGATCGTGATCGCTGTCTTCGGTGGCACCGCGCCACTGGTCGCTGCTGCGTTCGTCGGCGCCGGACAGCCAATGCTCGTCGCGGTCTACATGATCGTCATTGTCGCCCTCTGCCTCGTCGTCTACTTCACCCTGCCGGAGACCGGCAGCCGGGCCGGGCGTGTCACCGTAGCTCCTGCCGACCGCGAGGTGCTCGAAGGCGAGCACCTGCTCTTGAGCACTTGGTCCGCCGCCGACGAGGTGAAGCGTTCCCGGTAG
- a CDS encoding AAA family ATPase translates to MPPRVFIVIGPAGSGKTTIAQQTAQQHKAAYLDKDRVSGRFVEFALTATGHDPTDRESNDYYRANLLPLEYETLMDVAGINLRLGRSVVLDAPFGAYFGEPDYLTRVAEDFQWPSSEITVIRVRVPQDVLRMRLTRRGLERDQWKLANWDDYWSVYGRLECAWSGVDFEDFNNEAPLQVD, encoded by the coding sequence ATGCCCCCCCGCGTCTTCATTGTCATCGGCCCCGCCGGATCGGGAAAGACGACCATTGCCCAGCAAACAGCACAACAGCATAAGGCTGCCTACCTGGACAAGGACCGGGTCAGTGGCCGCTTCGTCGAATTCGCGCTGACCGCCACCGGGCACGATCCCACCGACCGTGAATCCAACGACTACTATCGCGCCAATTTACTGCCCCTCGAGTACGAAACTCTCATGGATGTCGCGGGGATAAACCTGCGCCTCGGCCGCTCAGTGGTCCTTGATGCTCCCTTCGGAGCCTATTTCGGAGAACCGGACTATTTGACCCGTGTAGCAGAAGACTTCCAATGGCCGTCATCCGAGATCACCGTGATACGGGTCCGGGTACCTCAAGACGTTCTACGTATGCGGCTCACCCGCCGCGGACTGGAACGAGACCAGTGGAAACTGGCCAACTGGGACGACTACTGGTCGGTATACGGCCGTCTGGAATGCGCCTGGTCTGGAGTGGATTTCGAGGACTTCAACAATGAGGCGCCCCTTCAGGTGGATTGA
- a CDS encoding bifunctional 4-hydroxy-2-oxoglutarate aldolase/2-dehydro-3-deoxy-phosphogluconate aldolase yields MYKKLRTLQTIDESGAVLIVRLENAEIAERVAEAAITGGFRAIEITLSIPGAIDVIRRLAANHGSAGVAIGAGTVLDEHSAYECIRAGAQFLVSPQLNSAMIRTANRYQIPTVSGAYTPTELVESAEAGADILKLFPTEAGGIPYAKAVLAPLAHLPIMPAGGVTLDNVGEWFAAGVAGVGVGSYVTKAWQPDGDFTRVTEAARAFLSAVAEARK; encoded by the coding sequence ATGTATAAAAAACTCCGCACCCTGCAAACCATTGACGAGTCCGGGGCCGTCCTCATCGTGCGACTGGAGAACGCTGAGATTGCCGAGCGCGTTGCGGAAGCTGCCATCACAGGAGGTTTCCGCGCCATCGAAATTACGCTTTCAATTCCCGGCGCCATAGACGTGATCCGTCGGCTCGCCGCCAACCACGGGTCCGCGGGCGTGGCGATCGGCGCTGGAACAGTGCTGGACGAGCACTCAGCGTATGAGTGCATCCGTGCCGGGGCCCAGTTCCTGGTCAGTCCCCAGCTCAATTCCGCAATGATCCGTACCGCGAACCGGTACCAGATACCTACCGTCAGCGGTGCGTACACACCTACCGAGCTTGTTGAGTCCGCGGAAGCCGGCGCCGACATCCTCAAACTCTTCCCCACCGAAGCCGGCGGCATCCCCTACGCGAAGGCCGTGCTGGCTCCGCTGGCGCACCTGCCGATCATGCCAGCTGGTGGCGTAACTCTGGACAACGTCGGCGAATGGTTCGCGGCGGGCGTGGCAGGCGTCGGTGTGGGCAGCTACGTGACCAAAGCATGGCAACCCGACGGCGACTTCACCCGCGTCACCGAAGCAGCCCGGGCGTTCCTTTCAGCAGTAGCAGAGGCCCGCAAATAA
- a CDS encoding Gfo/Idh/MocA family protein, with protein MSNVRTIILGASHWHVPLCAQAIAEEHEVIGVNDDDVSRIQVQELAKVWGAPVEADWQKLVDLPDVGLAYVFGPHDGMAEKCLALIERGIPFVVEKPLGTSLNELSAVRQAAEAAGVPVTVPLVQRGGPTEKWLSKAGRSTYQRTSFIAGPPSRYLANANPWMLDPVKGGGGCLANLAPHFVDLFLRGSDESAAHVDSRLSSVLHHQAVEDHASLIITTPEGREAIVEVGYAFPGSPLKRYCSFTSVGEAGFAAVDSDGTATFTALDGTTEVDKINVDSDPLYDPFVRSVARTLEDGFRGLTTLAQLENVMRPIWQAYDDQHEGREHA; from the coding sequence TTGAGTAACGTACGCACAATCATTCTGGGGGCTTCCCATTGGCATGTTCCGCTCTGCGCGCAGGCAATTGCTGAAGAGCACGAAGTCATCGGAGTCAATGACGACGATGTATCCCGCATACAGGTGCAGGAGCTGGCCAAAGTCTGGGGCGCACCGGTTGAAGCCGACTGGCAGAAGCTGGTTGATCTCCCCGACGTTGGACTCGCCTATGTCTTTGGTCCCCATGACGGTATGGCCGAAAAGTGTCTTGCCCTTATCGAGCGCGGCATTCCGTTCGTCGTCGAAAAGCCATTGGGCACTTCCCTCAATGAGCTTTCTGCCGTGCGTCAGGCCGCTGAGGCAGCTGGAGTGCCTGTAACTGTCCCCTTGGTCCAGCGCGGCGGACCCACCGAAAAATGGCTTTCTAAGGCAGGCCGGTCCACCTACCAGCGAACGTCATTCATTGCAGGTCCACCATCCCGGTATCTCGCCAATGCCAATCCCTGGATGCTCGACCCGGTCAAGGGGGGCGGGGGTTGCCTGGCCAACCTTGCACCGCATTTTGTCGATCTGTTCCTCCGGGGCAGCGATGAGTCGGCAGCACATGTGGACTCCCGGCTTTCATCGGTTCTTCACCACCAGGCTGTTGAGGATCATGCCAGCCTCATCATCACGACACCGGAGGGACGCGAGGCCATTGTGGAGGTTGGCTACGCATTCCCTGGCTCGCCGCTTAAGCGCTATTGCAGCTTTACCTCGGTCGGTGAGGCCGGATTCGCCGCCGTTGATTCGGACGGCACAGCTACTTTCACGGCACTGGACGGCACCACGGAGGTCGACAAGATCAATGTGGACAGCGACCCTCTTTACGATCCGTTTGTGCGGAGCGTCGCCCGGACGCTGGAAGATGGATTCCGGGGCCTGACTACGCTGGCCCAGCTCGAAAATGTCATGCGCCCCATTTGGCAGGCCTATGACGACCAGCACGAAGGAAGAGAACATGCCTGA
- a CDS encoding LacI family DNA-binding transcriptional regulator, whose translation MPDLSIDVVAKAAGVHRSTVSRAFSRPEAVKSETREHILRVAEGLGYTMSPLAQALRTKTSTFIPLIVPDITNPFFAELAKTMTQAADERGYQLLLCVTNGDPAKTDGYFTAMQAMYAPFGIVAPSTKVDTEALKRFDFGHKVVVIDRVEGDDSVPTVTVDSRRGIMLALDHLHSLGHTSIGYVSGIAGTHTAQDRMDAYLELSAESGSTPVVLDSGSDLDAGTRGAEHYLEMENPPTAIIAANDMVAFAVISALGRGGVRVPEDVSVIGFDGLALGARFNPALTTILQPIADMGHIAIELAEKQNADGSVDHIVLEPQLLVRGSTSGPRK comes from the coding sequence ATGCCTGACTTGAGTATCGACGTCGTTGCCAAAGCTGCCGGCGTCCACCGCTCTACGGTTTCCCGGGCGTTCTCACGCCCTGAGGCTGTGAAGAGTGAAACACGCGAGCACATCCTTCGGGTGGCCGAGGGACTCGGCTACACGATGAGTCCGCTCGCCCAGGCGCTTCGGACCAAGACCAGCACGTTCATCCCGCTGATCGTTCCTGACATCACCAACCCGTTCTTTGCAGAACTTGCCAAGACGATGACGCAGGCGGCCGATGAGCGTGGCTACCAGCTGCTGCTCTGCGTCACCAATGGTGACCCTGCCAAGACCGACGGATACTTCACCGCCATGCAGGCCATGTACGCGCCCTTCGGGATCGTCGCGCCTTCAACAAAGGTCGATACCGAGGCTCTGAAACGCTTTGACTTTGGCCACAAGGTTGTGGTGATCGACCGGGTGGAAGGGGACGATTCGGTCCCGACCGTCACCGTCGACAGCCGCCGGGGAATCATGCTCGCATTGGACCATCTGCATTCCCTGGGGCACACCTCGATCGGCTACGTTTCCGGCATCGCCGGAACGCACACTGCCCAGGACCGGATGGACGCGTATCTGGAGCTGTCCGCCGAGAGCGGCAGCACGCCTGTTGTGCTGGACAGCGGGTCAGATTTGGATGCGGGCACGCGCGGCGCCGAGCATTACCTCGAGATGGAGAATCCGCCAACGGCCATCATCGCGGCCAATGACATGGTGGCCTTTGCGGTAATCTCGGCCCTCGGCCGAGGCGGAGTGCGTGTGCCGGAGGACGTGTCGGTCATCGGGTTCGACGGTCTCGCTCTCGGCGCCCGGTTCAACCCGGCCCTGACGACCATCCTGCAGCCGATCGCCGACATGGGACATATCGCCATCGAACTGGCTGAGAAGCAGAACGCGGATGGCTCCGTGGACCATATCGTCCTCGAACCTCAGCTCTTGGTCCGCGGCTCCACCTCTGGACCGCGCAAATGA
- a CDS encoding VOC family protein, translating to MSGGQESTLRRLPGLQHTDHVGLTVPNLEDAISFFVEVLGAEELYRSERGPDEEFMPTNFEVPADAKLTLAMLRLPPNLNIELFEWSGAERRETPPRHCDAGGHHLCFVVDDVDEAIAVLQETPGVRVLGERKEVAGDSPRVAGNRWTYFITPWGLLMEIVDRSRVASPPRLVGPADWTAIQDTFRKDNQQ from the coding sequence ATGAGCGGGGGACAGGAGTCGACGCTCCGGCGCCTGCCCGGGCTCCAGCACACGGACCACGTCGGCCTGACCGTCCCCAACCTCGAGGACGCCATCAGCTTCTTCGTAGAAGTCCTTGGAGCTGAAGAGCTGTATCGCTCAGAGCGGGGTCCCGATGAAGAATTCATGCCCACAAACTTCGAAGTCCCGGCAGATGCGAAACTTACGCTCGCCATGCTGCGCCTGCCTCCGAACCTGAACATCGAGCTTTTCGAGTGGAGCGGCGCTGAGCGGCGGGAAACCCCGCCACGGCATTGCGACGCCGGAGGGCACCACCTGTGCTTCGTTGTGGACGACGTAGATGAAGCGATCGCGGTGCTGCAGGAAACACCTGGGGTGCGCGTGCTCGGGGAGCGCAAGGAAGTCGCCGGCGACAGCCCGCGCGTGGCCGGCAACCGTTGGACCTATTTCATAACCCCCTGGGGGCTGCTGATGGAGATCGTCGACCGGTCCCGCGTCGCATCCCCGCCCCGGCTCGTCGGTCCAGCGGACTGGACAGCCATACAAGACACTTTCAGGAAGGACAATCAACAATGA
- a CDS encoding sugar phosphate isomerase/epimerase family protein — translation MRLAGHTLGTPHHTVPQALKLFRAAGLDAAEVIYQDGYTSGLPLGDRGAALEALKAAEGEGLPIIGLTPYTTAINSLDESEWRGGVDEFRGAIETAHLLGADRVRVYAGSWHRGDADHARRWAKLREALQTLAPEAEQAGVRLCVENHFGTMTQTAAETAALVREVAHPAVRVLYDQANLTFTHDETFEEAFAVQGDLIGHVHVKDLVFTDPNAAFRATETARVDASERAVRSRVLGTGVLPWPQILAALLRHGYDDLLSIEYEYRWHPQDLPTPEDGFRESATALRGMLTDLAKMENAG, via the coding sequence ATGAGGCTTGCAGGTCACACACTGGGCACTCCACACCACACGGTCCCCCAGGCACTGAAGCTTTTTCGGGCCGCAGGGCTCGATGCCGCCGAAGTCATCTACCAGGACGGCTACACCTCAGGTCTGCCTCTGGGGGACCGGGGCGCCGCCCTGGAGGCGCTGAAGGCGGCAGAAGGCGAGGGTCTGCCGATCATTGGCCTCACGCCCTACACCACGGCCATTAACTCCCTTGACGAGAGTGAGTGGCGCGGGGGAGTTGACGAATTCCGTGGCGCAATTGAGACCGCCCATCTGCTCGGCGCCGACCGGGTGCGTGTGTACGCGGGGTCCTGGCATCGGGGGGACGCCGATCATGCCAGGCGATGGGCGAAACTGCGGGAGGCCCTGCAGACCTTGGCACCCGAGGCGGAACAGGCCGGCGTGCGGCTGTGCGTGGAGAACCACTTCGGCACCATGACCCAGACCGCGGCAGAAACCGCCGCCCTCGTCCGTGAAGTCGCCCACCCGGCCGTTCGCGTACTCTACGATCAGGCAAACCTGACATTCACCCACGACGAGACGTTCGAGGAGGCCTTTGCCGTCCAGGGCGACCTGATCGGTCACGTGCACGTCAAAGATCTCGTGTTCACCGATCCCAACGCGGCCTTCCGCGCTACGGAAACGGCCCGCGTCGACGCTTCCGAGCGCGCCGTCCGATCACGGGTCCTCGGCACCGGCGTCCTTCCCTGGCCCCAGATCCTCGCGGCGCTGCTGCGCCACGGCTACGATGACCTGCTGAGTATCGAGTACGAGTACCGCTGGCACCCGCAAGACCTCCCCACCCCTGAGGATGGATTCCGGGAATCTGCGACCGCACTGCGCGGAATGCTCACTGATCTCGCTAAAATGGAGAACGCCGGATGA